A genomic stretch from Clavelina lepadiformis chromosome 5, kaClaLepa1.1, whole genome shotgun sequence includes:
- the LOC143460903 gene encoding cytochrome P450 2B1-like yields the protein MVPGVFSAVYSALCSALNVWTLLVLLAVSFYRWWKKPHPNFPPGPRGLPVIGVLPWLGGDPQKVLFDWGQKYGPVMSVRMANVDTVFLNNFDAINSALVKQGDTFSGRTKLKPASDILGNNGLVMTDYGEKLLNQKRFAAKTLRRLGMGKQEMVDIVNEEMGHFAKYLETQVGKPIDLAVDYNNMTANVICVTAFGRRFDYEDPQFKRLFQLLQNHYVADESLLILLFFFYNYLHFIPPFKGVKERFAKTEYAILDAVQTIIDEHRKDFHPDCIRDYIDSFLYEQKYGKESKYFTDTQLRVTCRDLFEAGTDTSSSTLAWLVLGLLNYPECYKRIVAEVEQVIGSADPTMAHRSDMPVTCAFIQEVMRYCPIVPSAVTHKTTKETTLHGFTLPKGTNVQPNIYAAHFDPSTWSNPRQFNPDRHIDRDGKFVYSAKIIPFSLGARACTGELLARMEVFLLFVGIVKRFTITSGSSDLPSMREGHLGVFYGPKSYKIILEVR from the exons ATGGTACCAGGCGTATTTAGCGCAGTTTACTCGGCCTTATGCTCAGCTTTAAATGTTTGGACTCTCTTGGTTTTGCTAGCAGTGTCTTTTTATCGATGGTGGAAAAAGCCTCATCCTAATTTTCCTCCTGGTCCACGTGGACTCCCAGTAATTGGTGTACTTCCATGGTTGGGAGGTGATCCACAGAAGGTGTTGTTCGATTGGGGTCAAAAATACGGACCAGTCATGTCAGTTAGAATGGCAAATGTGGACACAGTATTTCTCAATAATTTTGATGCCATAAATTCG GCTTTGGTGAAACAAGGCGACACTTTTTCTGGACGAACAAAATTGAAACCGGCGAGTGACATACTAGGTAATAATGGCTTAGTTATGACCGATTATGGTGAAAAACTGCTCAATCAAAAACGATTTGCCGCGAAAACTTTGAGGAG ACTGGGAATGGGGAAGCAAGAAATGGTGGACATTGTCAATGAAGAAATGGGtcactttgcaaaatatcTGGAAACACAAGTTGGAAAACCGATCGATCTTGCG gtGGACTATAACAACATGACCGCCAATGTCATTTGCGTTACTGCATTTGGACGAAGATTTGACTACGAAGACCCGCAATTCAAGCGCTTATTTCAACTTCTACAAAACCA CTACGTTGCCGACGAAAGTCTCCTCATCCTCTTGTTCTTCTTTTACAATTACCTCCACTTCATTCCTCCATTCAAGGGGGTGAAGGAAAGATTTGCAAAAACTGAATACGCCATTTTAG ATGCAGTGCAAACAATTATAGACGAACACAGGAAGGACTTTCACCCAGACTGCATCCGAGATTACATTGACTCGTTTTTGTACGAGCAGAAATATGgaaaagaaagcaaatattttact GACACTCAGTTGCGGGTTACTTGTCGCGATTTATTTGAAGCTGGGACCGACACCTCGAGCAGTACATTGGCTTGGTTAGTCCTAGGCTTGTTAAATTATCCGGAATGTTACAAAAGGATCGTTGCAGAAGTGGAACAGGTCATAG GAAGCGCCGACCCTACAATGGCTCACAGGTCAGACATGCCAGTCACGTGCGCTTTCATACAGGAGGTGATGAGATACTGCCCCATTGTACCCAGCGCAGTCACTCACAAAACAACAAAGGAAACGACTTTGCACGGATTCACTTTGCCAAAGGGGACAAAT gTGCAGCCGAACATTTACGCGGCTCACTTTGACCCGAGCACTTGGTCCAACCCGCGGCAGTTCAACCCGGATCGTCACATCGACCGGGACGGGAAGTTCGTTTATTCGGCGAAGATCATTCCTTTCTCGCTCGGAGCACGCGCTTGTACCGGTGAACTCCTCGCTAGGATGGAGGTCTTCCTCTTGTTTGTGGGGATTGTGAAGAGATTTACCATAACATCAGGATCTTCTGACCTCCCTTCAATGAGGGAGGGCCACCTTGGAGTGTTTTACGGCCCAAAGTCGTACAAAATCATTCTTGAAGTTCGTtaa